A stretch of the Streptomyces ortus genome encodes the following:
- a CDS encoding ABC transporter permease/substrate-binding protein, with protein MATDTLKSTSGASGAPGGSAPGGLRRLLLDNGALTALIILVIAMSALSGDFLTTDNLLNIGVQAAVTAILAFGVTFVIVSAGIDLSVGSVAALSATVLAWTATSEGVPVWIAVILAIATGIACGLVNGVLISYGKLPPFIATLAMLSVGRGLSLVISQGSPIAFPDSVSHLGDTLGGWLPVPVLVMIVLGLVTAVILGRTYIGRSMYAIGGNEEAARLSGLRVKRQKLVIYALSGLFAAAAGIVLASRLSSAQPQAAQGYELDAIAAVVIGGASLAGGTGKASGTLIGALILAVLRNGLNLLSVSAFWQQVVIGVVIALAVLLDTVRRKAGATPVTSGAGGAAGLRGKGPQALKYGLAVVLVAAVVGGLSIFNNGSSSSEKPKVGLSLSTLNNPFFVQIKAGAQAEAEKLGADLTVTDAQNDASQQANQLQNFTSEGVDSIIVNPVDSDAAGPSVRSANKSDIPVVGVDRGVNKAKTAALVASDNVEGGQLGAKALAEKLGGKGKIVILQGLAGTSASRERGAGFEEGLKAYPDIKVVARQPADFDRTKGLDVMTNLLQAHPDVQGVFAENDEMALGAIKALGSKAGKSVQVIGFDGTPDGLKAVADGTMYASVAQQPKELGRIAVENALRAADGKKTERTVKVPVKVVTSKNVADFTG; from the coding sequence GTGGCCACTGACACGCTCAAGAGCACATCGGGCGCGAGTGGCGCTCCCGGCGGTAGTGCGCCGGGCGGCCTGCGCCGGCTCCTGCTCGACAACGGCGCGCTCACCGCGCTCATCATCCTCGTCATCGCGATGTCGGCCCTGTCCGGCGACTTCCTGACGACGGACAACCTGCTCAACATCGGTGTCCAGGCGGCCGTGACCGCCATCCTCGCCTTCGGTGTGACCTTCGTGATCGTCTCGGCGGGCATCGACCTGTCGGTCGGTTCCGTCGCCGCGCTGTCGGCCACGGTCCTCGCCTGGACGGCGACCTCGGAGGGCGTACCGGTCTGGATCGCGGTGATCCTCGCCATCGCCACCGGCATAGCGTGCGGACTGGTCAACGGCGTCCTGATCTCGTACGGGAAACTGCCGCCGTTCATCGCGACGCTCGCCATGCTGTCGGTGGGCCGCGGGCTGTCCCTGGTGATCTCGCAGGGCTCCCCGATCGCCTTCCCCGACTCGGTCTCCCACCTGGGCGACACGCTCGGCGGCTGGCTGCCGGTCCCGGTCCTCGTGATGATCGTGCTGGGCCTGGTCACGGCCGTGATCCTCGGGCGTACGTACATCGGGCGCTCCATGTACGCAATCGGCGGCAACGAGGAGGCGGCGCGCCTCTCCGGGCTGCGGGTGAAGCGGCAGAAGCTGGTCATCTACGCGCTGTCGGGGCTCTTCGCCGCCGCCGCGGGCATCGTGCTCGCCTCCCGGCTGTCCTCCGCGCAGCCGCAGGCCGCACAGGGTTACGAGCTGGACGCGATCGCCGCGGTCGTCATCGGCGGCGCCTCCCTCGCGGGTGGTACGGGCAAGGCGTCCGGGACGCTGATCGGCGCGCTGATCCTCGCGGTGCTGCGCAACGGCCTCAACCTCCTGTCCGTGTCGGCGTTCTGGCAGCAGGTCGTCATCGGCGTGGTCATCGCGCTGGCGGTGCTGCTCGACACCGTGCGCCGCAAGGCCGGGGCGACCCCGGTGACGTCCGGTGCCGGGGGCGCGGCGGGCCTGAGGGGCAAGGGCCCGCAGGCGCTCAAGTACGGGCTCGCCGTCGTCCTCGTGGCGGCGGTCGTCGGTGGGCTGAGCATCTTCAACAACGGCTCGTCGTCCTCCGAGAAGCCGAAGGTCGGCCTGTCCCTCTCCACCCTGAACAACCCCTTCTTCGTACAGATCAAGGCGGGTGCGCAGGCCGAGGCGGAGAAGCTCGGCGCCGATCTGACCGTCACCGACGCGCAGAACGACGCCTCGCAGCAGGCCAACCAGCTGCAGAACTTCACCAGCGAGGGCGTCGACTCGATCATCGTCAACCCGGTGGACTCGGACGCGGCGGGCCCCTCGGTGCGCTCCGCGAACAAGTCCGACATCCCCGTCGTCGGTGTCGACCGTGGCGTCAACAAGGCGAAGACGGCCGCGCTCGTGGCCTCGGACAACGTCGAAGGCGGACAGCTCGGTGCCAAGGCGCTGGCCGAGAAGCTGGGCGGCAAGGGCAAGATCGTGATTCTGCAGGGTCTGGCCGGTACGTCCGCGAGCCGTGAGCGCGGCGCGGGCTTCGAGGAGGGCCTCAAGGCCTACCCGGACATCAAGGTGGTCGCCAGGCAGCCCGCCGACTTCGACCGTACGAAGGGGCTCGACGTGATGACGAACCTGCTCCAGGCTCATCCGGACGTCCAGGGCGTCTTCGCCGAGAACGACGAGATGGCGCTCGGCGCGATCAAGGCGCTCGGCTCCAAGGCGGGGAAGTCGGTCCAGGTCATCGGCTTCGACGGCACACCGGACGGGCTGAAGGCCGTCGCGGACGGCACGATGTACGCCTCCGTGGCCCAGCAGCCGAAGGAGCTCGGCAGGATCGCGGTGGAGAACGCGCTGCGGGCGGCCGACGGCAAGAAGACCGAGCGGACGGTCAAGGTCCCGGTGAAGGTGGTCACGTCGAAGAACGTGGCCGACTTCACCGGCTGA
- a CDS encoding sugar ABC transporter ATP-binding protein: MSSSPDELLRIEGIRKTFPGVVALDSVDFDLRRGEVHVLLGENGAGKSTLIKMLSGAYRPDAGKIVVDGEKVRIHGAQDAARLGIATIYQEFNLVPDLTVAENIFLGRQPRRLGMIDRKRMEADAAVLLERVGVEVSPRARVRELGIARLQMVEIAKALSLDARVLIMDEPTAVLTSTEVDKLFRIVRTLREDGVGVVFITHHLEEIAALGDRVTVIRDGRSVGQVPASTPEDELVRLMVGRSIELQYPRERPDGGDPHEAALLTVDGLTRDGVFHDISFEVRAGEVVGVAGLVGAGRTEVVRAVFGADPYDKGSVAVAGNPLPRHDVNAAMTAGIGLVPEDRKGQGLLLDASVEENLGLVTLRAATRGGLVDLKGQRTAAAKVAEQLGVRMAGLGQHVRTLSGGNQQKVVIGKWLLADTRVLILDEPTRGIDVGAKVEIYQLINALTAAGHAVLMISSDLPEVLGMSDRVLVMAQGRIAGELSADEATQDSVMALAVSTPTNSVTPVTPVTPVTAVEDPRGH; this comes from the coding sequence GTGAGCAGCAGCCCGGACGAGTTGCTGCGTATCGAAGGGATACGCAAGACCTTCCCCGGTGTGGTCGCGCTCGACAGTGTCGACTTCGACCTGCGCCGCGGCGAGGTGCACGTACTGCTCGGTGAGAACGGCGCCGGCAAGAGCACCCTCATCAAGATGCTGTCCGGCGCCTACCGGCCCGACGCCGGGAAGATCGTGGTCGACGGCGAGAAGGTCCGCATCCACGGCGCGCAGGACGCCGCGCGCCTCGGCATCGCGACCATCTACCAGGAGTTCAACCTGGTCCCCGATCTCACCGTCGCCGAGAACATCTTCCTGGGCCGCCAGCCGCGCCGCCTCGGGATGATCGACCGGAAGAGGATGGAGGCCGACGCCGCCGTGCTCCTGGAGCGGGTGGGCGTCGAGGTGTCGCCCCGCGCGCGGGTGCGCGAACTGGGCATCGCCCGGCTCCAGATGGTCGAGATCGCCAAGGCGCTGAGCCTGGACGCGCGCGTCCTGATCATGGACGAGCCGACCGCGGTGCTCACCTCCACCGAGGTCGACAAGCTCTTCCGGATCGTGCGCACGCTGCGCGAGGACGGTGTGGGCGTCGTCTTCATCACGCACCACCTGGAGGAGATCGCCGCGCTCGGCGACCGCGTCACGGTCATCCGGGACGGCCGGAGCGTCGGCCAGGTGCCCGCGTCCACGCCCGAGGACGAGCTGGTACGCCTCATGGTGGGCCGCTCCATCGAGCTGCAGTATCCGCGCGAGCGGCCGGACGGCGGCGACCCCCACGAAGCTGCGCTGCTCACCGTCGACGGGCTCACCCGCGACGGTGTCTTCCACGACATCAGCTTCGAGGTGCGCGCCGGTGAAGTGGTCGGTGTCGCCGGCCTCGTGGGAGCCGGACGGACCGAGGTCGTACGAGCCGTCTTCGGCGCCGACCCCTACGACAAGGGCTCGGTGGCCGTCGCGGGCAACCCGCTTCCCCGCCACGACGTCAACGCGGCGATGACCGCCGGGATCGGGCTCGTCCCCGAGGACCGCAAGGGCCAGGGACTGCTGCTGGACGCCTCCGTGGAGGAGAACCTCGGGCTGGTCACCCTGCGGGCGGCCACCCGCGGCGGCCTGGTCGACCTCAAGGGGCAGCGGACGGCCGCCGCGAAGGTCGCCGAGCAGTTGGGCGTACGGATGGCCGGGCTCGGCCAGCACGTGCGCACGCTCTCCGGCGGCAACCAGCAGAAGGTCGTCATCGGCAAGTGGCTGCTCGCCGACACCCGGGTGCTGATCCTCGACGAGCCGACCCGCGGTATCGACGTGGGCGCCAAGGTCGAGATCTACCAGCTCATCAACGCGCTCACGGCCGCGGGCCACGCCGTCCTGATGATCTCCAGCGATCTGCCCGAGGTGCTCGGCATGAGCGACCGGGTGCTGGTGATGGCCCAGGGCCGGATCGCCGGCGAACTCTCCGCCGACGAGGCGACCCAGGACTCCGTGATGGCCCTGGCAGTCAGCACCCCCACCAACTCCGTCACCCCCGTTACCCCCGTTACCCCTGTTACCGCTGTGGAGGACCCCCGTGGCCACTGA
- a CDS encoding LacI family DNA-binding transcriptional regulator: MASIKDVAAQAGVSVATVSRVLNDHPSVSADARARVLAAVDALGYRPNAVARSLRTDQTHTLGLVISDVLNPYFTELARSVEEAARALGYSVIIGNADERPDLQDHHVRTLLDRRIDGLLVSPTDGGSPLMLDAARSGTPMVFVDRWIPGVDVPVVRADGRSAVRDLVAHLHGLGHRRLAIIAGPAATTTGSERVDAFRDALRAYGLPLPDAYIGQGDFQAASGRRATEEFLDLAEPPEVVFAADNLMALGALDAVRARGLRVPDDLALAAFDDIPWFVHTDPPVTAIAQPTPELGRAAVRAVVDRIEGRPPQSVTLSATLVVRRSCGEPPAPPAPNTSEANVTQRSSP, translated from the coding sequence ATGGCGAGCATCAAGGATGTCGCCGCCCAGGCAGGTGTCTCCGTCGCCACGGTGTCGCGGGTTCTGAACGACCACCCGTCCGTCAGCGCGGACGCCCGCGCCCGTGTGCTGGCCGCCGTCGACGCCCTGGGCTACCGCCCGAACGCCGTCGCCCGCTCCCTGCGCACCGACCAGACCCACACCCTCGGCCTGGTCATCAGCGACGTGCTGAACCCGTACTTCACCGAGCTGGCGCGCTCCGTCGAGGAGGCGGCCCGCGCCCTCGGCTACAGCGTCATCATCGGCAACGCCGACGAGCGGCCCGACCTCCAGGACCACCACGTCCGTACGCTCCTCGACCGCCGTATCGACGGCCTGCTCGTGTCCCCCACGGACGGCGGCTCCCCGCTGATGCTGGACGCCGCCCGGTCGGGGACGCCGATGGTCTTCGTCGACCGGTGGATACCGGGCGTGGACGTGCCCGTCGTCCGGGCCGACGGGCGGAGCGCCGTGCGCGATCTCGTCGCCCACCTGCACGGCCTCGGCCACCGCCGGCTCGCGATCATCGCGGGCCCGGCCGCCACCACCACCGGCAGCGAGCGCGTCGACGCCTTCCGGGACGCCCTGCGCGCGTACGGGCTGCCGCTCCCCGACGCCTACATCGGGCAGGGCGACTTCCAGGCCGCCAGCGGACGGCGCGCCACCGAGGAGTTCCTCGACCTGGCCGAGCCGCCCGAGGTCGTCTTCGCGGCCGACAACCTGATGGCGCTGGGCGCCCTGGACGCCGTACGGGCGCGTGGCCTGCGCGTGCCCGACGACCTCGCGCTCGCCGCCTTCGACGACATCCCGTGGTTCGTGCACACCGATCCGCCGGTCACGGCGATCGCCCAGCCGACCCCCGAGCTGGGCCGCGCCGCCGTACGCGCCGTCGTCGACCGCATCGAGGGAAGGCCCCCGCAGTCGGTGACCCTCTCCGCCACCCTCGTCGTCCGCCGCTCCTGCGGTGAACCGCCCGCCCCGCCCGCCCCGAACACCTCCGAAGCGAACGTCACTCAAAGGAGCAGCCCGTGA
- a CDS encoding ImmA/IrrE family metallo-endopeptidase, whose translation MTPRRGRVSDAADRFAAAYEVLELLGRPPELPPMPSVRPDTKRFVDQGRQLAEDAVGVLTAAEGHRTVAGLETDVLITAGTRMFGVDVAVTCLPAAVDGLTWQTDAFRLVLIGPTETWTRQRFTLAHELGHILARDAQELVVESHVAPGRQKDLTEVRANVFAANPLMSAPEIRDRFRQVADGHGRLTAEAFSELVVAFKVSPSALSARLGQLRPVAPWGGDRRGSCHGWNRQRPSETTSTSPSLTRTAVSSSRK comes from the coding sequence GTGACGCCCCGGCGGGGCCGCGTCAGCGATGCCGCGGACCGTTTCGCGGCGGCGTACGAGGTGCTGGAGCTGCTGGGCAGGCCGCCCGAACTGCCGCCGATGCCCTCGGTGCGTCCGGACACCAAGCGTTTCGTGGACCAGGGAAGGCAGTTGGCCGAGGACGCCGTCGGCGTGCTCACCGCGGCGGAAGGCCATCGGACGGTGGCCGGTCTGGAGACCGACGTGCTGATCACGGCCGGTACGCGGATGTTCGGCGTGGACGTCGCGGTCACGTGTCTTCCTGCCGCCGTGGACGGGCTCACCTGGCAGACGGACGCGTTCCGGCTCGTTCTCATCGGGCCGACGGAGACATGGACCCGGCAGAGGTTCACCCTGGCTCACGAACTGGGCCACATCCTGGCCCGCGACGCCCAGGAGCTCGTCGTCGAGTCACATGTCGCCCCGGGACGGCAGAAGGATCTCACCGAGGTACGGGCCAACGTCTTCGCCGCCAACCCGCTGATGTCCGCGCCCGAGATCCGTGACCGGTTCCGCCAGGTGGCGGACGGACACGGCCGGCTCACCGCCGAGGCGTTCTCCGAGCTGGTCGTGGCGTTCAAGGTCTCGCCCAGCGCGCTGAGCGCCCGGCTGGGCCAACTCCGCCCGGTCGCCCCGTGGGGCGGCGACCGACGCGGGTCATGTCACGGGTGGAACCGCCAGCGCCCTTCGGAGACGACGTCCACCTCGCCGTCCCTCACGCGGACGGCCGTCTCGTCGTCGAGGAAGTAG
- a CDS encoding Type 1 glutamine amidotransferase-like domain-containing protein has product MNFLLTASGLSNETLRDALQDMLGKPFESANVVYVPTASMAEPGDHGWILADMNRVHGLGWREFDVLELNGLPRQLVLDRLLHADVIHVGGGSHYHLARSITGNGLADGFLKALEDRVYVGFSAGSMMFSRHLTEHSADVIGDTADLHVLGATTVEPPFGLFDWYLKPHLYSPDFPERDDAWADRIVERADFPIYFLDDETAVRVRDGEVDVVSEGRWRFHP; this is encoded by the coding sequence ATGAACTTCTTGTTGACCGCGAGCGGTCTGTCCAACGAGACGCTGCGGGACGCGCTGCAGGACATGCTGGGAAAGCCGTTCGAGTCGGCGAACGTCGTGTACGTCCCCACGGCGTCGATGGCCGAGCCCGGGGACCACGGATGGATCCTCGCGGACATGAACCGGGTGCACGGCCTCGGCTGGCGGGAGTTCGACGTCCTGGAACTGAACGGCCTGCCCCGGCAGCTGGTGCTCGACCGGCTGCTCCACGCGGACGTCATCCACGTCGGGGGCGGCAGCCACTACCACCTCGCGCGCAGCATCACCGGCAACGGCCTGGCCGACGGGTTCCTGAAAGCGCTGGAGGACCGGGTCTACGTGGGATTCAGCGCCGGGTCGATGATGTTCAGCCGCCACCTCACCGAGCACTCCGCCGACGTCATCGGGGACACCGCCGACCTCCATGTGCTCGGCGCGACGACGGTGGAGCCGCCGTTCGGCCTCTTCGACTGGTACCTCAAACCCCACCTGTACTCACCGGACTTCCCCGAGCGGGACGACGCCTGGGCCGACCGCATCGTCGAGCGGGCGGACTTCCCGATCTACTTCCTCGACGACGAGACGGCCGTCCGCGTGAGGGACGGCGAGGTGGACGTCGTCTCCGAAGGGCGCTGGCGGTTCCACCCGTGA
- a CDS encoding SAM-dependent methyltransferase produces MSQDGLWASEVDTSRPHPARIYDYLLGGKDHYEVDEKAGDALAAVAPEVRIGVRANRAFMRRAVRYVVGSGVRQILDIGTGLPTSPNVHETADEVAPDVRVAYVDNDPIVRSHADALLNGTGANSIVLADLRDPRGVVEHPDVRRVIDFDEPVALLLVAVVHFLTDAEEPEEIVATLRDALAPGSFLVLSHATGDFADRTDAQAVYRKATATLNLRSRAEIERFFDGFDLVEPGLAQVPFWRPDTEPPARSGEIGFYGGVARKQG; encoded by the coding sequence GTGAGCCAGGACGGTCTGTGGGCCAGTGAAGTCGACACCAGCAGGCCACACCCCGCGCGGATCTACGACTACCTGCTCGGCGGCAAGGACCACTACGAGGTGGACGAGAAGGCCGGCGACGCGCTGGCCGCCGTCGCACCCGAGGTGCGGATCGGGGTGCGGGCCAACCGCGCCTTCATGCGGCGTGCCGTCCGGTACGTCGTCGGCAGCGGCGTACGCCAGATCCTCGACATCGGCACCGGGCTGCCCACCTCGCCGAACGTGCACGAAACCGCCGACGAGGTGGCGCCGGACGTGCGGGTCGCGTACGTCGACAACGACCCGATCGTGCGGTCCCACGCCGACGCGCTGCTCAACGGCACCGGCGCGAACAGCATCGTCCTCGCCGACCTGCGCGACCCGCGGGGCGTCGTGGAGCACCCCGACGTCCGCCGGGTCATCGACTTCGACGAACCGGTCGCCCTGCTCCTCGTCGCCGTCGTGCACTTCCTGACCGACGCGGAGGAGCCCGAGGAGATCGTCGCCACCCTGCGCGACGCGCTGGCGCCCGGGAGCTTCCTGGTCCTCTCGCACGCCACGGGCGACTTCGCCGATCGCACCGACGCGCAGGCCGTCTACCGCAAGGCCACCGCCACGCTGAACCTGCGGTCCCGCGCCGAGATCGAGCGCTTCTTCGACGGCTTCGACCTGGTCGAACCCGGCCTGGCGCAGGTCCCGTTCTGGCGCCCCGACACCGAGCCGCCGGCCCGGTCCGGCGAGATCGGCTTCTACGGAGGCGTGGCCCGCAAGCAGGGCTGA
- the recD2 gene encoding SF1B family DNA helicase RecD2, translated as MANQVGAGSGERNLAVLEGVLERITYANEENGYTVARVDTGRGGGDLLTVVGALLGAQVGESLRMEGRWGSHQQYGKQFTVENYTTVLPATVQGIRRYLGSGLVKGIGPVFADRITTHFGLDTLQIIEEEPKRLIEVPGLGPKRTKKIAEAWEEQKAIKEVMLFLQTVEVSTSIAVRIYKKYGDASISVVKNQPYRLASDVWGIGFLTADKIAQSVGIPHDSPERVKAGLQYALSQSSDQGHCFLPEERLIADAVKLLQVDTGLVIECLAELAAPPEEGEDPGVVRERVPGPDGGEPVTAVYLVPFHRAELSLSAQLLRLLRTDEDRMPAFRDVAWDKALAWLKGRTGTELAPEQEQAVRLALTEKVAVLTGGPGCGKSFTVRSIVELARARKAKVVLAAPTGRAAKRLAELTGAEASTVHRLLELRPGGDAAYDRDRPLDADLVVVDEASMLDLLLANKLVKAVPPGAHLLFVGDVDQLPSVGAGEVLRDLLAEGGPVPAVRLTRVFRQAQQSGVVMNAHRINAGQQPLTDKLKDFFLFVEDDTEEAGRLTVDVAARRIPSKFGLDPRRDVQVLAPMHRGPAGAAALNGLLQQAVTPARPDLPEKRFGGRVFRVGDKVTQIRNNYEKGENGVFNGTVGVVTSLNVDDQRLTVLTDEDEEVPYEFDELDELAHAYAVTIHRSQGSEYPAVVIPVTTGAWMMLQRNLLYTAVTRAKRLVVLVGSRKALAQAVRTVSAGRRCTALAFRLTGTRVPA; from the coding sequence ATGGCCAATCAGGTGGGGGCGGGGAGCGGGGAGCGGAACCTCGCGGTGCTCGAAGGCGTGCTGGAGCGGATCACGTACGCCAACGAGGAGAACGGCTACACGGTCGCGCGCGTCGACACCGGCCGCGGCGGCGGTGACCTGCTCACCGTCGTCGGCGCGCTGCTCGGCGCCCAGGTCGGGGAGTCCCTGCGGATGGAGGGCCGCTGGGGTTCCCATCAGCAGTACGGCAAGCAGTTCACCGTGGAGAACTACACGACCGTCCTCCCGGCGACGGTCCAGGGCATCCGCCGCTACCTCGGCTCCGGCCTGGTCAAGGGCATCGGCCCGGTCTTCGCCGACCGCATCACCACGCACTTCGGCCTCGACACGCTCCAGATCATCGAGGAGGAGCCGAAGCGGCTCATCGAGGTGCCGGGACTCGGCCCCAAGCGCACCAAGAAGATCGCCGAGGCCTGGGAGGAACAGAAGGCGATCAAAGAGGTCATGCTCTTCCTCCAGACCGTCGAGGTGTCCACGTCCATCGCGGTGCGGATCTACAAGAAGTACGGCGACGCGTCGATCTCGGTCGTCAAGAACCAGCCCTACCGCCTCGCGTCCGACGTCTGGGGCATCGGCTTCCTCACCGCCGACAAGATCGCCCAGTCCGTGGGCATCCCGCACGACAGCCCGGAGCGGGTGAAGGCCGGTCTGCAGTACGCCCTTTCGCAGTCCAGCGACCAGGGCCACTGCTTCCTCCCGGAGGAACGCCTGATCGCTGACGCGGTGAAACTGCTCCAGGTGGACACCGGCCTCGTCATCGAGTGCCTCGCGGAACTGGCGGCCCCGCCCGAGGAGGGCGAGGACCCCGGCGTCGTACGGGAGCGGGTGCCGGGCCCGGACGGCGGGGAGCCCGTGACGGCCGTCTACCTCGTCCCCTTCCACCGGGCCGAACTGTCGCTGTCCGCCCAGTTGCTGCGCCTCCTGCGTACCGACGAGGACCGGATGCCGGCGTTCCGGGACGTGGCCTGGGACAAGGCCCTGGCCTGGCTCAAGGGGCGTACGGGCACGGAGCTGGCGCCCGAGCAGGAGCAGGCCGTGCGGCTCGCCCTGACCGAGAAGGTCGCGGTGCTCACGGGCGGGCCCGGCTGCGGCAAGTCCTTCACGGTCCGCTCGATCGTGGAGCTGGCCCGGGCGAGGAAGGCGAAGGTGGTCCTCGCGGCACCGACCGGCCGGGCCGCCAAGCGGCTCGCCGAGCTGACCGGGGCGGAGGCCTCGACCGTGCACCGGCTGCTGGAACTGCGGCCCGGGGGCGACGCGGCCTACGACAGGGACCGGCCGCTGGACGCCGACCTGGTCGTCGTCGACGAGGCGTCGATGCTGGACCTGCTGCTCGCCAACAAGCTGGTCAAGGCGGTGCCTCCGGGGGCGCATCTGCTGTTCGTGGGGGACGTGGACCAGTTGCCGAGTGTCGGGGCCGGCGAGGTGCTGCGCGACCTGCTGGCGGAGGGCGGGCCCGTGCCGGCCGTCCGTCTGACCCGGGTGTTCCGGCAGGCCCAGCAGTCGGGTGTGGTCATGAACGCCCACCGGATCAACGCGGGGCAGCAGCCGCTCACCGACAAGCTCAAGGACTTCTTCCTCTTCGTGGAGGACGACACGGAGGAGGCGGGGCGGCTCACGGTGGATGTGGCGGCGCGGCGCATCCCGTCGAAGTTCGGGCTCGATCCGCGGCGTGATGTGCAGGTGCTGGCGCCGATGCACCGGGGGCCCGCGGGGGCCGCCGCGCTCAACGGCCTGCTCCAGCAGGCCGTCACCCCGGCCCGGCCCGACCTCCCCGAGAAGCGGTTCGGCGGGCGGGTCTTCCGGGTCGGCGACAAGGTCACGCAGATCCGCAACAACTACGAGAAGGGCGAGAACGGCGTCTTCAACGGCACGGTGGGGGTGGTGACGTCCCTCAACGTCGACGATCAGCGGCTGACGGTGCTGACGGACGAGGACGAGGAGGTGCCGTACGAGTTCGACGAGCTGGACGAACTGGCGCACGCGTACGCGGTGACGATCCACCGCTCGCAGGGGAGTGAGTACCCCGCTGTCGTCATCCCGGTGACGACCGGGGCGTGGATGATGCTCCAGCGCAACCTCCTCTACACGGCGGTGACGCGGGCGAAGAGGCTGGTGGTGCTGGTGGGGTCGCGGAAGGCGCTGGCGCAGGCGGTCCGCACGGTGTCCGCGGGCCGCCGCTGCACGGCACTGGCCTTCCGCCTAACCGGCACCCGCGTCCCTGCGTGA
- a CDS encoding citrate synthase codes for MSDNSVVLRYGDGEYTYPVIDSTVGDKGFDIGKLRAQTGLVTLDSGYGNTAAYKSAITYLDGEQGILRYRGYPIEQLAESSTFLEVASLLINGELPTVDELSTFQNEITQHTLLHEDVKRFFQGFPRDAHPMAMLSSVVSALSTFYQDSHNPFDEEQRHLSTIRLLAKLPTIAAYAYKKSIGHPFVYPRNDLGYVENFLRMTFSVPAQEYELDPVVVSALDKLLILHADHEQNCSTSTVRLVGSSQANMFASISAGISALWGPLHGGANQSVLEMLEGIKANGGDVDSFIRKVKNKEDGVRLMGFGHRVYKSFDPRAKIIKAAAHDVLSALGKSDELLDIALKLEEHALSDDYFVSRNLYPNVDFYTGLIYRAMGFPTEMFTVLFALGRLPGWIAQWHEMIKEPGSRIGRPRQIYTGVVERDFTPVEER; via the coding sequence GTGAGCGACAACTCTGTAGTACTGCGGTACGGCGACGGCGAGTACACCTACCCGGTGATCGACAGCACCGTCGGCGACAAGGGCTTCGACATCGGGAAGCTCCGCGCCCAGACCGGTCTGGTGACGCTGGACAGCGGTTACGGGAACACCGCCGCCTATAAATCCGCCATCACCTATCTCGACGGCGAGCAGGGCATCCTCCGCTACCGCGGGTACCCGATCGAGCAGCTCGCCGAGAGCTCCACCTTCCTCGAAGTGGCCTCGCTGCTGATCAACGGCGAGCTGCCCACGGTCGACGAGCTCTCCACCTTCCAGAACGAGATCACGCAGCACACCCTGCTGCACGAGGACGTCAAGCGGTTCTTCCAGGGCTTCCCCCGCGACGCCCACCCGATGGCCATGCTGTCCTCGGTGGTCTCCGCGCTGTCGACGTTCTACCAGGACAGCCACAACCCGTTCGACGAGGAGCAGCGCCACCTCTCGACGATCCGGCTCCTCGCGAAGCTTCCGACGATCGCCGCGTACGCGTACAAGAAGTCGATCGGTCATCCCTTCGTCTATCCGCGCAACGACCTCGGCTACGTCGAGAACTTCCTGCGCATGACGTTCTCGGTGCCGGCGCAGGAGTACGAGCTCGACCCGGTCGTCGTCTCCGCGCTGGACAAGCTGCTCATCCTGCACGCGGACCACGAGCAGAACTGTTCGACCTCCACCGTGCGTCTGGTGGGTTCGTCGCAGGCGAACATGTTCGCCTCGATCTCCGCCGGCATCAGCGCTCTCTGGGGCCCGCTGCACGGCGGCGCCAACCAGTCCGTGCTGGAGATGCTCGAAGGCATCAAGGCCAACGGCGGCGATGTCGACTCCTTCATCCGCAAGGTGAAGAACAAGGAGGACGGCGTCCGCCTGATGGGCTTCGGCCACCGGGTGTACAAGTCCTTCGACCCGCGCGCGAAGATCATCAAGGCTGCCGCGCACGACGTCCTGTCGGCCCTCGGCAAGTCCGACGAGCTGCTGGACATCGCGCTCAAGCTGGAGGAGCACGCGCTCTCCGACGACTACTTCGTCTCGCGCAACCTCTACCCGAACGTCGACTTCTACACCGGTCTGATCTACCGGGCCATGGGCTTCCCTACCGAGATGTTCACGGTCCTGTTCGCCCTCGGCCGGCTGCCGGGCTGGATCGCCCAGTGGCACGAGATGATCAAGGAGCCCGGTTCCCGGATCGGGCGTCCGCGCCAGATCTACACGGGTGTCGTCGAGCGCGACTTCACCCCTGTCGAGGAGCGCTAG